Proteins encoded by one window of Manis pentadactyla isolate mManPen7 chromosome X, mManPen7.hap1, whole genome shotgun sequence:
- the BMP15 gene encoding bone morphogenetic protein 15 produces the protein MVLLSILRIFLLWGLVLFMEHKVQMAKVGQPSTALLEEAPTLPLIQKLLEEAPGEQQRKPRVLGHPLQYMLDLYQRSADARGHPRENRTIGATMVRLIRPLTNVAKQLRGPWHIQTLDFPLRPNQVAYQLVRATVVYRHQIHLAHFYLSCHLEPWVQKSLTNHFPSSGRGSPKPFLLSNAWTEMDVTQHVQQRHWNHKGLRVLRLHFMCQQQKGSEVLDLWWHGTSSLDTAFLLLYFNDTHKSVQKAKPLTRGLEKFMERDSSLLLRKARQAGNTASEVPGPSWRNDGPERNQCSLYPFQVSFRQLGWDHWIIAPHLYTPNYCKGACPRVLHYGLNSPNHAIIQNLVNELVDQSVPQPSCVPYKYVPISILLIEANGNILYKEYEDMIAQSCTCR, from the exons ATGGTCCTCCTTAGCATCCTTAGAATCTTTCTTCTTTGGGGACTGGTGCTTTTTATGGAACACAAAGTCCAAATGGCAAAGGTAGGGCAGCCCTCTACTGCCCTCCTGGAAGAGGCCCCTACCTTGCCCCTGATTCAGAAGCTGCTAGAAGAAGCCCCTGGAGAGCAGCAGAGGAAGCCACGAGTCCTGGGGCATCCTTTACAGTACATGCTGGACTTGTACCAGCGTTCGGCTGATGCACGTGGACACCCTAGGGAGAACCGCACCATTGGGGCCACCATGGTGAGGCTGATAAGGCCCTTGACCAATGTAGCGAAGCAGCTCAGAG GTCCCTGGCATATACAGACCCTAGACTTTCCTTTGAGACCAAACCAGGTAGCATACCAACTAGTCAGAGCCACTGTGGTTTACCGCCATCAAATCCACCTAGCTCATTTCTACCTCTCCTGCCATCTGGAGCCCTGGGTCCAGAAAAGCCTGACCAACCACTTTCCTTCCTCTGGAAGAGGTTCTCCAAAGCCTTTCCTGCTGTCCAACGCTTGGACAGAGATGGATGTCACACAACATGTTCAGCAAAGGCACTGGAATCACAAGGGGCTCAGGGTTCTACGACTCCACTTCATGTGTCAGCAGCAAAAAGGTAGTGAGGTTCTTGACCTCTGGTGGCATGGCACTTCATCCTTGGACACTGCCTTCTTGTTACTCTATTTCAATGATACTCATAAAAGTGTTCAGAAGGCCAAACCTCTCACTAGAGGCCTGGAGAAGTTTATGGAAAGGGACTCTTCTCTTCTTTTGCGGAAGGCCCGGCAAGCAGGCAATACTGCATCTGAGGTTCCTGGTCCCTCCTGGAGGAATGATGGACCTGAAAGAAACCAGTGTTCCCTCTACCCTTTCCAAGTCAGCTTCCGCCAGCTGGGCTGGGATCACTGGATCATTGCTCCCCATCTGTATACCCCAAACTACTGTAAGGGAGCCTGTCCTCGGGTACTACATTATGGTCTCAATTCTCCCAATCATGCTATCATCCAGAATCTTGTCAATGAGCTGGTAGACCAAAGCGTCCCTCAGCCCTCCTGTGTCCCTTATAAGTATGTTCCCATTAGCATCCTTCTGATTGAGGCAAATGGGAATATCTTGTACAAGGAGTATGAGGATATGATTGCTCAGTCCTGTACATGCAGGTGA